The Candidatus Desulfofervidus auxilii genomic sequence GAGATTGCGTTATGAAACACTTTTAAAAGTAGAAGGAGTAACAAAGGAAATTGCTGATCTTTTAACACAGAATGAAATTCGTTCAGCAGAAGAGTTAGCTCAATGTAGTGTTGATGAATTAAAAGAAATCGGTTTTGATGAAAAAAAGGCAAAATCTTTAATTATGGCTGCTCAAAGATTTATGAGTGAAGAGACAGGAGAAAAACAGGGTGGTGAGGAATAAGCCTTATCCTATAAGGACTTGTGTAGTTTGTGGTCAAAAGGATTATAAAAGTAATTTAATTCGTATAACTTGTTATAAAGGTAAAATTAAATTGGATGAAAAACAGCGACTTCCTGGACGGGGAGCTTATGTTTGTAGTAAATCATGTTTAAAAAAATTAAATTCATTACGTATTTGGAAAAAATTAGCTCGTTCTCTTCGCCATCCCTTAGAGGAAACTGCCTA encodes the following:
- a CDS encoding YlxR family protein, giving the protein MVRNKPYPIRTCVVCGQKDYKSNLIRITCYKGKIKLDEKQRLPGRGAYVCSKSCLKKLNSLRIWKKLARSLRHPLEETAYKEFKQEIEGFLERGKYVQS